From Vreelandella neptunia, the proteins below share one genomic window:
- the truA gene encoding tRNA pseudouridine(38-40) synthase TruA, with protein sequence MTLFYHFDEKIPLTGRLAMGIEYDGTHYCGFQRLKHAASVQASLEAALSKVANEPIQVHASGRTDSGVHATRQIVHFDPTAGRSEKAWIFGANTQLPRDIAVRWVKPVGDDFHSRLCALGRRYRYVLLNQISRPVLERTNVTWCRDPLDADAMHRAAQALVGEHDFSSFRAAGCQSKTPWRHMHFVDVKRYGQLVMIDIQGNAFLHHMIRNIAGALVSVGRGAQAEAYIGELLALKNRRKGDVTAPACGLHFVDSVYDERFDLPKEPLGPHLLSFTGEWTGERELPDTPRVAYRRNRSLRNPAATPEQEASS encoded by the coding sequence ATGACGCTGTTCTATCACTTCGATGAGAAAATTCCGCTTACTGGCCGTTTGGCAATGGGTATTGAGTACGACGGTACCCATTACTGCGGTTTCCAGCGCCTTAAGCACGCCGCATCTGTCCAGGCTTCGTTAGAGGCTGCGCTGTCCAAGGTGGCCAATGAGCCTATTCAGGTGCATGCCAGCGGTCGCACTGATTCGGGTGTGCATGCCACGCGCCAAATCGTGCATTTTGACCCCACCGCGGGGCGTTCTGAGAAAGCCTGGATTTTTGGTGCCAATACCCAGTTACCGCGCGACATAGCCGTGCGCTGGGTGAAACCAGTGGGCGACGACTTTCATTCCCGCCTGTGCGCCTTAGGGCGCCGCTACCGCTACGTGCTGCTGAATCAGATAAGCCGCCCGGTATTGGAACGTACCAATGTGACCTGGTGCCGTGACCCCTTAGACGCCGATGCCATGCACCGGGCCGCCCAGGCGCTGGTAGGTGAGCACGATTTTTCCAGCTTCCGTGCCGCTGGCTGTCAATCCAAAACCCCCTGGCGGCATATGCACTTTGTGGACGTGAAGCGGTACGGCCAGCTGGTGATGATCGATATTCAAGGCAACGCGTTCTTGCACCACATGATTCGTAACATTGCTGGAGCGCTGGTGAGCGTCGGACGCGGTGCCCAGGCTGAAGCTTATATTGGTGAACTTTTAGCGCTTAAAAACCGTCGCAAAGGGGATGTTACAGCTCCCGCCTGCGGGCTGCATTTTGTCGATTCGGTTTACGATGAGCGCTTTGATTTGCCTAAAGAGCCGCTGGGGCCGCATCTGCTCTCGTTTACCGGAGAGTGGACTGGAGAACGTGAGCTTCCTGATACGCCACGGGTGGCCTATCGGCGCAATCGCTCGCTGCGTAACCCGGCAGCTACCCCTGAGCAGGAGGCGTCGTCATGA
- a CDS encoding phosphoribosylanthranilate isomerase, with the protein MSTAPLTRTRIKFCGFTRGEDVDRAVALGVDALGFVMWPKSARSVSVEQLAALSARVPAFVTRVGLFVDQPAELIEQCVPYLDMLQFHGNESPDECQRFSLPWMKALRMRDEIDLAQETERYHHAQALLLDAYRPGTPGGTGETFDWSRIPANLAKPVILAGGLSADNIADAVRQVAPYAVDVSGGIEASHGCKDADKMACFVRQVALADTR; encoded by the coding sequence ATGAGCACTGCTCCGCTAACCCGCACCCGGATCAAGTTCTGTGGCTTTACCCGTGGTGAGGATGTTGACCGCGCCGTGGCGCTGGGCGTGGACGCCTTGGGTTTCGTTATGTGGCCCAAAAGTGCGCGCAGTGTGAGCGTCGAACAACTGGCGGCGCTCTCTGCCCGCGTGCCCGCCTTTGTGACCCGCGTGGGGTTGTTTGTCGACCAGCCTGCAGAGCTCATTGAGCAGTGCGTGCCCTATCTCGATATGCTTCAGTTTCACGGCAATGAATCGCCCGATGAGTGCCAGCGCTTTTCGTTACCCTGGATGAAAGCGTTGCGCATGCGTGATGAGATAGATCTTGCTCAGGAGACAGAGCGCTATCATCACGCCCAGGCGCTGCTGCTTGACGCTTATCGGCCGGGAACGCCAGGGGGCACGGGGGAGACCTTTGATTGGTCGAGAATCCCCGCAAATCTTGCAAAACCTGTTATCCTCGCCGGTGGGTTGAGTGCTGATAACATTGCTGACGCTGTGCGTCAGGTAGCGCCCTATGCCGTGGATGTGTCTGGCGGTATTGAAGCCTCCCACGGCTGTAAAGATGCTGACAAGATGGCGTGTTTCGTGCGTCAAGTGGCATTAGCCGACACCCGTTAG
- the trpB gene encoding tryptophan synthase subunit beta, whose amino-acid sequence MPDARGHFGPYGGRFVSETLSFALEELEKTYSSLRDDPDFQAEFDYDLAHYVGRPSPLYHAKRWSASLGGAQIWLKREDLNHTGAHKVNNTIGQALLAKKTGKPRIIAETGAGQHGVASATVAARLGLECDVYMGAEDVQRQKLNVYRMRLLGARVIPVESGTRTLKDAMNEALRDWVTNVDNTFYIIGTVAGPHPYPLLVRDFNAVVGREARRQSLEQIGRLPDALIACVGGGSNALGLFYPFVEDDDVAMYGVEAGGDGVETGRHAAPLASNAPRGVLHGNRTYLMSDEAGQVSDTHSISAGLDYPGVGPEHALWKDVGRVSYVAANDKEVLEAFRELTHMEGIMPALESAHALAHAKVLAPTMRPDQHIVVNLSGRGDKDIMTVAKIDGIEF is encoded by the coding sequence ATGCCGGATGCCCGCGGTCATTTTGGCCCTTACGGCGGTCGATTTGTGTCAGAGACCCTGAGCTTTGCGTTGGAAGAGTTGGAGAAAACGTACTCAAGCTTGCGTGATGACCCCGACTTTCAGGCTGAGTTTGACTACGATCTTGCCCACTATGTGGGGCGTCCATCGCCGCTCTACCACGCCAAACGCTGGTCGGCGAGTCTTGGCGGTGCACAGATTTGGTTGAAGCGGGAAGATCTGAATCACACTGGCGCTCATAAGGTAAACAACACCATTGGTCAGGCGCTGCTGGCCAAAAAAACCGGCAAGCCACGCATTATCGCGGAAACCGGGGCGGGCCAGCATGGCGTTGCCTCGGCAACCGTCGCCGCTCGCTTAGGGCTTGAGTGCGACGTTTATATGGGGGCTGAAGACGTCCAGCGCCAAAAGCTGAACGTGTACCGTATGCGCCTATTGGGCGCCCGGGTCATTCCGGTAGAGTCAGGTACCCGCACCCTCAAAGACGCCATGAACGAAGCGCTGCGTGACTGGGTCACCAACGTTGACAACACCTTCTATATCATCGGTACCGTGGCCGGCCCGCACCCTTATCCGCTGCTGGTGCGCGATTTCAACGCCGTAGTAGGGCGCGAAGCGCGCCGTCAGTCGCTGGAGCAGATCGGCCGTTTACCTGACGCACTGATTGCCTGTGTGGGCGGTGGCTCTAACGCCTTGGGTCTGTTCTACCCCTTCGTGGAAGATGACGACGTGGCCATGTACGGCGTTGAAGCCGGTGGCGATGGCGTTGAAACCGGCCGTCACGCGGCGCCGTTGGCATCCAATGCGCCGCGAGGCGTGCTCCACGGTAACCGCACCTACTTAATGTCAGATGAAGCCGGGCAGGTGTCGGATACGCACTCCATTTCAGCCGGCCTGGATTATCCTGGCGTAGGCCCAGAGCACGCGCTGTGGAAAGACGTGGGGCGGGTCTCCTATGTGGCCGCTAACGATAAAGAAGTGCTCGAAGCGTTCCGTGAGCTGACCCACATGGAAGGCATTATGCCCGCCCTTGAGTCGGCCCATGCGCTGGCTCATGCCAAGGTATTGGCGCCTACCATGCGTCCTGACCAGCATATCGTGGTTAACCTCTCCGGGCGTGGCGACAAAGACATCATGACCGTTGCTAAGATTGATGGCATCGAATTTTAA
- the trpA gene encoding tryptophan synthase subunit alpha has product MNRIDQRFSELKQQGRKALIPYITAGDPAPQYTVGFMHALVEAGADVIELGVPFSDPMADGPVIQKACERALKQGTRLIDLMQMVKEFRQTDTTTPVVLMGYLNPIERIGYENFADQAASVGVDGVLIVDMPPEEADEIGPLLKSRDLAAIFLVAPTTSNERAATICAHGEGYLYYVSLKGVTGAATLNADDVAEHLAPLRGMTDLPLCVGFGIRDGVTAAEVAKVADGVIVGSALVNRIAESVDAPETIAGQLKSVLAEMRTAMDA; this is encoded by the coding sequence ATGAACCGTATTGATCAGCGTTTCAGTGAACTTAAGCAGCAGGGACGCAAGGCCCTGATTCCTTACATCACCGCAGGTGATCCAGCGCCGCAGTACACCGTGGGGTTTATGCATGCCCTGGTGGAAGCAGGCGCTGATGTGATTGAGCTAGGCGTGCCTTTTTCCGACCCCATGGCGGATGGCCCGGTGATTCAAAAAGCCTGTGAACGTGCGTTAAAGCAGGGCACACGGCTGATTGACCTTATGCAGATGGTCAAAGAGTTCCGCCAAACCGATACCACCACACCGGTTGTGTTAATGGGCTACTTGAATCCCATTGAGCGTATCGGCTACGAAAACTTTGCCGATCAAGCCGCCAGCGTGGGCGTTGACGGTGTGCTGATTGTGGATATGCCACCTGAAGAGGCCGACGAGATTGGGCCGCTGCTGAAATCGCGGGATTTAGCGGCGATTTTTCTCGTTGCACCTACCACTTCTAATGAGCGTGCCGCTACAATATGCGCCCATGGCGAGGGCTACCTCTACTACGTTTCGCTGAAAGGCGTGACCGGTGCCGCCACCCTGAACGCAGACGATGTGGCTGAGCATTTGGCGCCGCTGCGGGGGATGACCGATTTACCGCTATGTGTTGGTTTCGGTATCCGCGACGGTGTGACTGCCGCAGAAGTAGCTAAAGTCGCCGATGGTGTGATTGTAGGTAGCGCTTTGGTTAACCGTATCGCTGAAAGCGTCGATGCGCCGGAAACCATTGCGGGCCAGTTGAAAAGTGTATTAGCAGAGATGCGTACGGCGATGGATGCCTAA
- the accD gene encoding acetyl-CoA carboxylase, carboxyltransferase subunit beta, with product MSWLDKIVPSMGRIQRKDRRASVPDGLWRKCPKCEAVLYLPELEKHNSVCPKCDHHLRLTARKRLDWFLDKAGREEIAAEIEPNDRLKFRDSKKYKDRLTAAQKDTGEKDALVAMRGELDGLPVVAVAFEFTFMGGSMGAVVGEKFVRAATLALEENIPLVCFAASGGARMQEALFSLMQMAKTSAALEKLKQAGVPYISVLTDPVFGGVSASLAMLGDLNIAEPNALIGFAGPRVIEQTVRETLPEGFQRSEFLLEHGTVDMIVHRHEMRARVGSVLRKLTHHDATPVSSTNPDDAEVVEPIVEEDTLAETADVTFEKVEAPQKDTSTAKSDDHSRNA from the coding sequence ATGAGCTGGTTAGACAAGATCGTACCCTCTATGGGTCGCATCCAGCGTAAAGACCGTCGCGCTAGCGTGCCCGACGGCCTCTGGCGTAAATGTCCCAAGTGCGAAGCGGTTCTCTACCTCCCTGAGCTAGAGAAACATAACAGCGTCTGTCCCAAGTGCGATCACCATCTGCGCTTGACTGCACGCAAACGCTTGGACTGGTTCTTGGATAAAGCAGGACGCGAAGAGATCGCGGCGGAAATCGAACCTAATGATCGGTTGAAGTTTCGCGACTCTAAAAAATACAAAGACCGCCTGACCGCGGCGCAAAAAGATACCGGCGAGAAAGATGCGCTGGTCGCTATGCGCGGTGAGTTGGACGGTTTGCCGGTGGTCGCCGTTGCCTTTGAGTTCACCTTTATGGGCGGCTCAATGGGGGCCGTAGTTGGCGAGAAGTTTGTTCGCGCCGCTACTCTGGCGCTGGAAGAGAATATCCCGCTGGTATGCTTTGCCGCCTCCGGTGGTGCCCGCATGCAGGAAGCGCTTTTCTCGTTGATGCAGATGGCTAAAACATCCGCCGCGCTTGAAAAGCTCAAACAAGCGGGTGTGCCGTATATTTCTGTGCTTACGGATCCCGTCTTCGGCGGTGTTTCAGCCTCACTAGCCATGTTGGGTGACTTGAATATTGCCGAACCCAATGCCTTGATTGGTTTTGCCGGCCCGCGGGTTATCGAGCAAACGGTGCGTGAAACCTTGCCAGAGGGGTTCCAGCGCAGCGAGTTTCTGCTTGAGCATGGTACTGTCGACATGATCGTTCATCGTCATGAAATGCGTGCCCGCGTGGGCAGCGTGCTGCGTAAGTTAACGCATCACGACGCAACCCCGGTGAGTTCGACCAATCCTGATGATGCTGAGGTTGTTGAGCCTATCGTTGAGGAAGATACCTTAGCGGAAACTGCTGACGTCACCTTTGAGAAGGTTGAAGCGCCCCAGAAGGACACCAGTACCGCTAAGAGTGATGACCATTCACGCAATGCCTGA
- the folC gene encoding bifunctional tetrahydrofolate synthase/dihydrofolate synthase: MTIHAMPDSLQTPSLPLYSLQQWLQHLETLHPVGIDMGLERVSQVAKRMGLLSSPIAPRVITVAGTNGKGSTLAMIDSVARAHGWRVGTYTSPHLLRYNERVKIDGQEADDQLLVQGFEQVERARLQGGEISLTYFEAGTLCGLWCLANAKLDLAVLEVGLGGRLDAVNIIDADVAIVTTIAQDHANFLGTDLTQIGREKAGIFRANRPAVLGSQTLPSSVAECAQVLAAPMFGLGQQFAHKAMDSEPSRWCWQGQQVDGQRIVIDDLPEPGLPVDNAATALQALVLAGLGLEVARVQAALSSVQLPGRLQWIGPWCLDVGHNPHAAEYVVRHLPRPPEDGRQWGLIGMLNDKDIDGVIQALASRISDWVCVSLSGERGCQASELSQRIIAQGGRVHFRADSPQAGVDWLANVLTPNDRVLATGSFFTVAALLARPLPTGAVSLDGDGNEIR; the protein is encoded by the coding sequence ATGACCATTCACGCAATGCCTGACTCTCTACAGACACCTTCTTTGCCGCTCTACTCTTTGCAGCAGTGGCTCCAGCATTTGGAAACGCTGCATCCGGTAGGGATAGATATGGGCCTGGAGCGGGTCTCGCAGGTTGCCAAGCGGATGGGGCTGCTTTCAAGCCCCATCGCCCCCCGGGTCATTACGGTAGCAGGCACCAATGGCAAGGGCTCAACCCTTGCCATGATTGATAGCGTTGCCCGTGCCCATGGTTGGCGAGTGGGTACCTACACCTCTCCCCATTTATTGCGCTACAACGAACGCGTTAAAATCGACGGCCAGGAAGCCGACGATCAATTGCTGGTGCAAGGTTTTGAGCAGGTTGAGCGTGCGCGATTGCAAGGCGGTGAAATCAGTCTGACCTATTTTGAAGCGGGTACACTGTGCGGGCTGTGGTGCTTGGCCAATGCCAAGCTGGATCTTGCGGTCCTCGAAGTGGGGCTGGGTGGTCGCCTTGATGCAGTCAATATTATTGATGCGGACGTGGCCATTGTTACCACTATTGCTCAGGATCACGCTAACTTTTTAGGCACCGATTTAACCCAGATTGGCCGCGAGAAAGCGGGTATTTTTCGGGCCAATCGACCCGCCGTGTTAGGCAGTCAAACCTTACCTTCCAGTGTGGCTGAATGTGCTCAGGTACTAGCAGCGCCTATGTTTGGTTTGGGCCAGCAATTTGCCCATAAGGCGATGGACTCTGAGCCTTCTCGATGGTGCTGGCAGGGGCAGCAGGTGGATGGGCAACGCATTGTAATTGATGACCTTCCCGAACCGGGGCTGCCTGTTGATAACGCCGCCACTGCTTTGCAGGCGCTTGTGCTTGCAGGGCTTGGGTTAGAAGTGGCGCGCGTGCAAGCAGCGCTGAGTTCTGTGCAGTTGCCAGGGCGGTTGCAGTGGATTGGGCCTTGGTGCCTGGATGTGGGGCATAATCCTCATGCCGCCGAGTATGTCGTTCGCCACTTGCCGCGACCGCCGGAAGATGGCCGACAGTGGGGCCTTATCGGCATGTTGAATGATAAGGATATTGACGGTGTCATACAGGCGTTAGCGTCTCGTATTAGTGATTGGGTATGCGTTTCGCTGAGTGGGGAGCGAGGTTGCCAGGCAAGCGAGTTGTCGCAACGTATTATAGCTCAGGGAGGGCGAGTGCATTTTCGCGCTGATTCGCCGCAAGCTGGCGTCGATTGGCTCGCTAACGTGTTAACGCCCAATGATCGTGTCTTGGCCACCGGGTCGTTCTTTACAGTAGCGGCACTGTTAGCTCGGCCACTGCCAACAGGCGCTGTGTCGCTTGATGGAGACGGAAATGAAATACGGTAA
- a CDS encoding SPOR domain-containing protein has product MKYGKTERISGIVILLALLAIFVPWLMSDPAPREERPQPNFVIEQPVEVERRDVPAPERPSTIGEQSLSSAPRNEEGDMPIDVDPRLPETDQIAAANQSSSSPEAAGSSEPDEAPSISDSDPIADLIASNSGSAQSSSEDSSQSSSQDSSQRSSQSSSSSSSPPAASAQGEWAVQVGSFGEPGNAQRLSEQLSGEGFTVYQRERDNNMTTVFVGPYATSEEGESAMTSIKERANVQGLLVRVRD; this is encoded by the coding sequence ATGAAATACGGTAAAACGGAACGCATTAGCGGTATTGTGATTCTACTCGCGCTACTGGCGATCTTTGTGCCGTGGTTAATGAGCGACCCCGCGCCTAGGGAAGAGCGTCCCCAGCCGAACTTTGTGATCGAGCAACCCGTTGAAGTGGAGCGCCGTGACGTTCCTGCACCGGAAAGGCCTTCAACCATTGGCGAGCAGTCGCTATCGTCAGCGCCCCGTAATGAAGAGGGGGATATGCCTATTGACGTCGATCCGAGGTTACCGGAAACCGATCAAATTGCTGCTGCTAATCAGTCGTCCTCCAGTCCCGAGGCGGCGGGATCCAGTGAGCCCGATGAAGCTCCGTCAATCTCTGATAGTGACCCTATTGCTGACCTGATTGCCAGCAATAGTGGCAGCGCCCAAAGCAGCAGTGAAGACTCGTCGCAAAGCTCTTCACAGGACTCTTCACAACGTTCATCGCAAAGCTCCTCGTCTAGCTCTTCGCCCCCCGCCGCCAGCGCTCAGGGAGAGTGGGCGGTGCAAGTCGGCAGCTTTGGTGAGCCCGGCAATGCGCAGCGCCTTAGCGAGCAACTTTCGGGGGAGGGGTTTACTGTTTATCAGCGTGAGCGGGACAATAATATGACCACCGTCTTTGTGGGCCCTTATGCCACTTCTGAAGAGGGTGAGTCCGCCATGACCTCGATCAAAGAGCGAGCCAATGTGCAGGGCCTTCTTGTTCGGGTAAGAGACTAA
- a CDS encoding CvpA family protein produces the protein MALTWIDAVFLAVLALSMLAGFVRGFVREALGLAAWVVALMVARVLAEPVAELMSGFIDSFDARLVLAFILVIFAVILLCGIVIRLVHAAIEWVGMGLLNRVAGAAFGVARGAVILLIATVLITLTPLAELQAWQQAELRPTFIQLRDWAVSQLDQWDRELPEAPSSLRNISLPELRLPGAAEREVIPAGD, from the coding sequence ATGGCGTTAACATGGATTGATGCGGTTTTCTTGGCCGTGCTGGCGCTATCAATGCTAGCCGGATTCGTTAGAGGATTTGTTCGCGAAGCATTGGGTTTGGCAGCCTGGGTCGTTGCCTTAATGGTTGCCCGAGTACTTGCCGAACCGGTGGCCGAACTGATGAGCGGGTTTATCGATAGCTTTGATGCCCGCCTGGTACTCGCTTTTATACTGGTGATTTTTGCCGTTATTTTGCTTTGCGGCATAGTGATTCGCTTGGTGCATGCGGCGATTGAATGGGTGGGCATGGGGCTTTTGAACCGCGTGGCGGGGGCCGCTTTTGGCGTTGCCCGCGGAGCGGTTATTCTGCTTATTGCTACTGTATTGATTACCCTAACACCGCTGGCGGAACTGCAGGCGTGGCAACAAGCTGAGCTGCGCCCAACCTTTATTCAACTGCGCGATTGGGCGGTGAGCCAGTTAGATCAGTGGGATCGCGAGCTCCCAGAAGCGCCATCGTCGCTGCGCAACATCTCTCTACCTGAACTGCGTCTGCCCGGTGCGGCGGAGCGTGAGGTTATCCCAGCAGGTGATTGA
- the purF gene encoding amidophosphoribosyltransferase, translating to MCGIVGLLGKQAVNQGIYDALTVLQHRGQDAAGMMTWSEGRFLLRKSNGLVRDVFHTRHMARLKGNLGIGHVRYPTAGSSSEAESQPFYVNSPYGIALAHNGNLTNSEQLKQELFSTDLRHINTSSDSEVLLNVFAHELGKQGLHLEAEDIFDAVRRVHRRCKGGYAAVAIINGFGMVAFRDPFGIRPVVFGTREEENGQAVMIASESVALDVGGFELERDLSPGEAIFVDIEGNIHTQVCADRPELRSCIFEHVYLARPDSLLDGAYVYGTRMQMGRKLGDRILNEWPDHDIDVVIPIPDTSRTSALEMAQHLGVTYREGFMKNRYIGRTFIMPGQTQRKKSVRQKLNAIDVEFKGKNVLLVDDSIVRGTTCKQIIQMARDAGARKVYFASAAPPVRFPNVYGIDMPAASELIAHGRSEEEVGDLIGADRIFYQNLEDLKAACREVNPEMEEFDCSVFDGNYVTGDIDDAYLAALEASRNDSAKDQSAGDHALVDMHNQDDDLDD from the coding sequence ATGTGCGGTATAGTGGGCCTTCTGGGCAAGCAGGCGGTAAATCAGGGAATCTACGATGCCCTGACCGTACTTCAGCATCGTGGCCAGGACGCTGCCGGCATGATGACATGGAGCGAGGGACGCTTCCTACTGCGCAAGAGTAACGGCTTGGTACGTGATGTATTTCACACCCGCCATATGGCCCGCCTAAAAGGTAATCTAGGCATTGGTCACGTGCGTTACCCGACGGCAGGCTCTTCAAGTGAAGCCGAGTCACAGCCGTTCTATGTTAACTCTCCTTACGGTATTGCGCTGGCGCATAATGGCAACCTGACCAACTCCGAGCAGTTGAAGCAGGAGCTGTTCTCTACCGACCTGCGTCATATTAATACCAGCTCCGATTCTGAAGTGCTGCTCAATGTCTTTGCTCACGAGCTGGGCAAACAGGGTTTGCACCTGGAAGCGGAAGATATCTTCGACGCCGTGCGTCGCGTTCACCGTCGCTGCAAGGGCGGTTATGCTGCTGTCGCGATTATTAACGGCTTCGGCATGGTGGCGTTCCGCGACCCCTTCGGTATTCGACCCGTGGTGTTTGGTACTCGCGAAGAGGAGAACGGGCAGGCGGTGATGATCGCCTCCGAGTCCGTTGCCTTGGACGTGGGCGGTTTTGAGCTTGAGCGCGACCTTTCACCTGGCGAAGCCATCTTTGTCGATATTGAAGGCAATATTCATACTCAGGTATGTGCTGACCGTCCCGAGCTACGTTCGTGTATTTTTGAGCACGTTTATCTGGCGCGTCCCGATTCGCTGCTGGATGGCGCCTATGTTTACGGCACCCGTATGCAAATGGGTCGCAAGCTGGGTGACCGCATCCTCAATGAGTGGCCGGATCACGATATCGACGTGGTCATCCCGATCCCTGATACGTCGCGCACCTCCGCCCTTGAAATGGCGCAGCACCTCGGTGTGACCTACCGCGAAGGGTTCATGAAGAACCGCTATATTGGCCGTACCTTTATTATGCCGGGGCAAACCCAGCGTAAAAAATCCGTACGCCAAAAGCTCAATGCTATAGACGTTGAGTTTAAGGGTAAAAATGTCCTGCTGGTGGACGACTCTATTGTGCGCGGCACGACCTGTAAGCAGATCATTCAAATGGCCCGCGATGCAGGCGCGCGTAAAGTTTATTTTGCTTCAGCAGCGCCCCCGGTGCGATTCCCTAACGTTTACGGCATCGATATGCCAGCGGCGTCTGAATTGATTGCCCATGGCCGTAGCGAAGAAGAAGTTGGGGATTTGATTGGCGCTGACCGTATCTTCTATCAAAACCTGGAAGATCTAAAAGCGGCCTGCCGCGAAGTGAATCCTGAAATGGAAGAGTTTGATTGCTCGGTGTTTGACGGCAACTACGTGACCGGTGATATCGACGACGCCTACCTGGCCGCCTTGGAAGCTAGCCGCAATGATTCCGCCAAGGATCAAAGCGCCGGTGACCATGCCCTGGTTGATATGCATAATCAGGACGATGACCTGGACGATTAG
- a CDS encoding O-succinylhomoserine sulfhydrylase produces MQDDNHQESHQDEWSLETLAIRAGHQRTFEQEHSEPIFPTSSFVYESAAEAARKFGGQEPGNVYSRFTNPTVHTFERRLAALEGGERCVATSSGMSAILSTALALLSAGDEIVASRSLFGSTVSLFDKYLGKFGITTHYVELSNISAWEAAITPKTRLLFAETPSNPLSEIADIPALAALAKRHDALLAIDNCFLTPALQQPLALGADLVIHSATKYLDGQGRAVGGAVVGSHALLEEVFGVVRTCGPCLSPFNAWIFTKGLETLSLRMKAHCENALTLARWLDAHPAVKHVFYSGLENHPQHALAKQQQKGFGAVLGFEVKGGQEGAWQVIDATRMLSITGNLGDVKSTITHPATTTHGRLSDAQKDAAGIAPGLIRVAVGLESQQDIQRDLARGLDVLAG; encoded by the coding sequence ATGCAGGATGATAATCACCAGGAAAGTCACCAGGATGAGTGGTCACTAGAGACGCTGGCGATTCGGGCTGGCCATCAGCGCACCTTCGAGCAGGAACACTCGGAGCCTATTTTTCCGACCTCAAGCTTTGTCTACGAAAGCGCTGCAGAAGCGGCGCGTAAATTTGGTGGGCAGGAGCCGGGCAACGTCTACTCGCGCTTTACCAACCCAACAGTGCATACCTTTGAGCGCCGTCTGGCGGCCCTTGAAGGCGGCGAGCGCTGTGTGGCCACCAGCTCGGGTATGTCCGCTATTCTCTCTACCGCGCTGGCGCTACTTTCAGCAGGGGATGAGATTGTTGCCTCCCGGTCACTGTTTGGTTCAACGGTTAGTCTGTTCGATAAGTACCTGGGTAAGTTTGGTATTACCACGCACTATGTGGAGCTCTCCAACATTTCAGCCTGGGAGGCGGCGATTACTCCAAAAACGCGGCTACTGTTTGCTGAAACACCCTCAAATCCGCTGTCAGAAATTGCTGATATTCCAGCGCTGGCAGCGTTGGCAAAGCGTCACGATGCGCTACTGGCGATAGATAACTGCTTTCTTACCCCGGCGCTCCAGCAGCCGCTGGCGCTAGGCGCCGATTTAGTGATCCACTCGGCGACCAAGTACCTGGACGGCCAAGGCCGTGCAGTCGGTGGTGCCGTGGTAGGTAGCCATGCGCTGCTTGAAGAAGTGTTCGGCGTGGTGCGCACCTGCGGGCCTTGTCTGAGCCCCTTCAACGCGTGGATTTTTACCAAGGGCCTGGAAACCCTGTCGCTGCGCATGAAGGCCCACTGTGAAAATGCCTTGACTCTAGCGCGTTGGCTGGATGCCCACCCGGCTGTTAAGCATGTGTTTTATAGCGGCCTGGAGAATCATCCTCAGCACGCCTTGGCCAAACAGCAGCAGAAAGGGTTTGGCGCGGTGCTGGGTTTTGAAGTGAAAGGTGGGCAAGAGGGGGCGTGGCAGGTGATCGATGCAACCCGAATGCTTTCGATAACGGGTAACTTGGGTGACGTTAAATCCACCATTACTCATCCGGCCACCACTACCCATGGGCGTTTGTCTGATGCTCAGAAAGATGCGGCGGGTATTGCGCCAGGGCTGATCCGCGTGGCGGTAGGGCTTGAGAGTCAGCAGGATATCCAGCGCGATCTTGCTCGTGGACTGGATGTTCTGGCTGGCTAA
- a CDS encoding cytochrome b — protein sequence MWRNSRTGWGLISILFHWLSALAIIGLFVLGWWMTDLGYYNPWYNQGPWVHRSIGILLLLATFARLVWRFVQPTPFAEGSQLETIAAHLGHIALYVLLLVVMVSGYLISTADGSGISVFGWFEVPALLYGLPNQASQAGTVHWYSALALMILAAGHALAAFKHHWLGRHKTLVRMLNPAHSHAGSHDAPR from the coding sequence ATGTGGCGTAACAGTCGCACCGGTTGGGGATTGATTAGTATTCTGTTTCATTGGCTAAGCGCGCTGGCCATTATTGGTCTGTTTGTACTGGGCTGGTGGATGACTGACCTGGGCTATTATAACCCTTGGTATAATCAGGGGCCTTGGGTACACCGCTCGATTGGCATTTTGCTATTGTTGGCTACCTTTGCGCGTTTGGTATGGCGCTTCGTCCAGCCGACGCCTTTCGCCGAGGGTAGCCAATTAGAAACTATTGCGGCCCATCTCGGTCATATTGCGCTCTATGTGCTTTTATTAGTCGTTATGGTGAGTGGCTATTTAATTTCTACTGCCGATGGTAGTGGCATTAGTGTGTTCGGTTGGTTTGAGGTGCCGGCGTTGCTATATGGCTTGCCCAATCAGGCAAGCCAAGCGGGCACCGTACACTGGTACAGCGCACTGGCACTAATGATCTTAGCTGCGGGCCACGCCCTTGCTGCTTTTAAGCATCATTGGCTAGGGCGGCACAAAACCTTGGTACGTATGCTAAACCCAGCGCACAGCCATGCTGGCAGTCACGATGCACCAAGATAA